From the genome of Fusobacterium varium, one region includes:
- the nikB_2 gene encoding Nickel transport system permease protein nikB, translated as MELKKIFEKIFQIGIVLFGISFLTFALIYLSPGDPAEIMLTACGNIPTPELLTQTRIELGLDKPFLTQYGEWLLKYVREIWDTLIR; from the coding sequence ATGGAATTGAAAAAAATATTTGAAAAAATATTTCAAATAGGAATTGTTTTATTTGGAATAAGTTTTTTAACATTTGCATTGATATATTTGTCACCAGGAGATCCAGCAGAAATTATGTTAACAGCATGTGGGAATATTCCAACACCAGAACTTTTAACTCAAACAAGAATAGAGTTAGGATTAGACAAGCCATTTTTAACTCAATATGGAGAGTGGTTATTAAAATATGTAAGGGAGATATGGGATACTCTTATTCGTTAA
- the nifH1 gene encoding Nitrogenase iron protein 1, whose protein sequence is MKQKNEIERADVIFKGFNDIECIEAGGPEAGIGCAGRGIITTMEELEDMEVFEEERDIIVYDVLGDVVCGGFAVPMRERYADTIYIVTSSEFMSLYAANNIMKSIKNFSYDKGIKFGGIIYNQRSKNSRINAVELFAEMTMTEIIGKIPYNKDIMKAELQGKTLAENCIQSEVYKYFEQLGEQILKDANDTIPEPLSEEKLEYLAAQILQLEEREED, encoded by the coding sequence TTGAAACAAAAAAATGAAATAGAAAGAGCAGATGTTATTTTTAAAGGATTTAATGATATAGAATGTATAGAAGCAGGGGGACCAGAAGCAGGAATAGGTTGTGCTGGAAGAGGAATAATAACAACAATGGAAGAATTGGAAGATATGGAGGTATTTGAAGAAGAAAGAGATATTATAGTTTATGATGTATTGGGAGATGTAGTTTGTGGAGGATTTGCAGTACCAATGAGAGAAAGATATGCAGATACTATTTACATAGTAACATCTTCTGAATTCATGTCTTTATATGCAGCTAACAATATAATGAAAAGCATAAAAAATTTTTCTTATGATAAAGGTATAAAATTCGGTGGAATAATATATAATCAAAGAAGTAAAAATTCCAGAATTAATGCAGTGGAGCTTTTTGCAGAGATGACAATGACAGAGATAATTGGTAAGATACCGTACAATAAGGATATAATGAAAGCAGAACTTCAAGGGAAAACATTGGCCGAAAATTGTATACAGTCAGAAGTATATAAATATTTTGAACAACTTGGAGAACAAATATTAAAAGATGCAAATGATACTATTCCTGAGCCATTGTCAGAAGAAAAATTAGAATATTTGGCAGCACAGATACTACAGTTGGAAGAAAGAGAAGAGGATTAA
- the ddpC gene encoding Probable D,D-dipeptide transport system permease protein ddpC, with translation MTDSLIPPGEKYMWGTDRLGRDIFSRIVYGTRPSLIMTFTLVSVVFLTGTGFGILAGYFGGSIDIVIMRFADMMISFPGLVLAIAVAGLLGPSMTNAVLAIALVSWPKYARLARSLVLKIKNNTYIEAAIVGGARTRKIIGRYLIPNMIPTMIVTATTDIGTMMLELASLSFLGFGAQAPTPEWGLMLNEGRTYITKASWLIMYPGIAIITVVVIFNMLGDSIRDILDPKEN, from the coding sequence ATGACTGACTCACTAATTCCACCAGGGGAAAAATATATGTGGGGAACAGATAGATTGGGAAGGGATATATTTTCAAGAATAGTTTATGGAACAAGACCATCATTAATAATGACATTTACTTTAGTATCCGTTGTATTTTTAACAGGAACAGGATTTGGAATACTGGCAGGTTATTTTGGAGGAAGTATAGATATAGTCATTATGAGGTTTGCAGACATGATGATATCATTTCCAGGATTGGTTTTGGCAATAGCAGTTGCAGGGTTATTAGGACCAAGTATGACTAATGCAGTACTTGCTATAGCATTGGTAAGTTGGCCAAAATATGCAAGGTTGGCAAGGAGTCTAGTTTTAAAAATTAAAAATAATACATATATAGAAGCAGCTATTGTAGGAGGAGCGAGAACAAGGAAAATAATAGGAAGATATCTTATTCCTAATATGATACCAACAATGATTGTAACAGCTACTACAGATATAGGAACAATGATGTTGGAATTGGCTTCATTGTCTTTTTTAGGGTTTGGAGCACAGGCTCCAACTCCAGAATGGGGATTGATGCTGAATGAAGGGAGAACCTATATAACAAAAGCTTCATGGTTAATAATGTATCCTGGAATTGCTATAATAACAGTAGTAGTAATATTTAATATGTTGGGGGATAGTATTCGTGATATTTTAGATCCTAAAGAAAACTAA
- a CDS encoding flavodoxin — translation MENKMLVVYFTWSGTSKIIAERIKNELNADIFQIEAVKKYPNKYITCVAQAGMEKLKKERPQLKRELENISEYKKIVLVFPNWWGTLPMPVFSFLEKYDFKEKIILPICMHGGGGLTNTVKDLKKVCTDANILDGTAIKKQDVDSEETKKILEKLVNELK, via the coding sequence ATGGAAAATAAAATGTTAGTTGTTTACTTTACTTGGAGTGGAACTTCAAAAATAATAGCTGAAAGAATAAAAAATGAATTAAATGCTGATATATTCCAAATAGAAGCAGTAAAAAAATATCCAAATAAATATATTACATGTGTGGCTCAAGCAGGTATGGAGAAGTTAAAAAAAGAAAGACCTCAGTTGAAAAGAGAATTAGAAAATATTTCAGAATATAAAAAAATAGTGTTAGTATTTCCTAACTGGTGGGGAACATTACCAATGCCTGTGTTTAGTTTTCTAGAAAAATATGATTTTAAAGAAAAAATAATACTTCCTATATGTATGCATGGAGGAGGAGGACTTACTAATACAGTAAAGGATTTGAAAAAAGTATGTACTGATGCAAATATTCTAGATGGAACAGCAATAAAAAAACAAGATGTAGATTCAGAAGAAACAAAAAAAATACTAGAAAAATTAGTAAATGAATTAAAATGA
- the nikB_1 gene encoding Nickel transport system permease protein nikB, translating to MGYSYSLKVPVWGKLVSNFFITLKLAIASLVLMVVISIPLGVLAAVNRNKKIDYFVRAFTFIGISVPSFWLGLIFLSIFGVKLKLVPIAGGTANLKALILPAVTLALAMSAKYTRQVRTTILDELRQDYVIGARIRGMSERIIMIKHVLPNVLLPLVTLLGLSLGSLLSGTAVIEIVYNWPGMGSMAVKAISSHDYPLVQGYVLFVALFYMIINLIVDSSYKYLDPRLGEKH from the coding sequence ATGGGATACTCTTATTCGTTAAAGGTGCCAGTGTGGGGAAAACTTGTTTCTAATTTTTTTATAACCCTTAAACTAGCAATAGCCTCATTAGTTTTAATGGTTGTAATATCAATACCTTTGGGAGTATTAGCTGCAGTAAACAGAAATAAAAAAATAGATTATTTTGTAAGAGCTTTTACTTTTATAGGAATATCAGTTCCAAGCTTCTGGTTAGGATTAATATTTTTAAGTATATTTGGAGTAAAATTGAAATTAGTACCAATAGCAGGAGGAACAGCTAATTTAAAAGCTTTAATTCTTCCAGCAGTAACATTGGCTTTGGCAATGTCAGCAAAATATACAAGGCAGGTTAGAACAACAATTTTAGATGAATTAAGGCAGGACTATGTAATTGGAGCAAGGATAAGAGGAATGAGTGAGAGGATAATCATGATAAAACATGTTCTTCCAAATGTATTACTTCCATTAGTAACTCTTTTGGGATTGTCTTTAGGAAGTTTATTAAGCGGAACGGCAGTTATAGAAATAGTATATAACTGGCCTGGAATGGGAAGTATGGCTGTAAAAGCTATCTCTAGTCATGATTACCCATTAGTACAGGGATATGTTTTATTTGTAGCATTATTTTATATGATTATAAATTTAATAGTCGACAGTTCATACAAATATTTGGATCCTAGATTGGGGGAGAAACATTAA
- the gsiA_3 gene encoding Glutathione import ATP-binding protein GsiA: MLSKESDLILRTRGVSKIFTTAKNQFLIACNDINLNVYRGRTLGIVGESGCGKSTFVRMLMQLEEVSLGSIIYENRDIAHFSKKEIWEHRKNMQMIFQDSMAAFNPKMKIIDIITEPLMNYGLLSNKNKKQRAEELLEMVELSKEYLYSYPHNVSGGQLQRVGIARALSLSPKILICDEATSALDVSIQDSIIKLLKKLQKEKNLSIVFVCHDLALVQSFSHEVVVMYLGNIMEILPGQKVKKEALHPYTKALVNAVFTLDMNSKDNLELLEGEVPSPVNLPEGCPFVNRCKCAIEICKKEKPVLKEINNEHKIACHLNEGEVE; encoded by the coding sequence ATGCTGTCTAAAGAATCGGATTTAATTTTAAGGACTAGAGGTGTTTCTAAAATATTTACTACAGCAAAAAATCAGTTTTTAATAGCATGTAATGATATAAATTTAAATGTTTATAGAGGAAGGACACTAGGGATAGTAGGAGAAAGTGGTTGTGGAAAATCTACATTTGTAAGAATGCTGATGCAATTGGAAGAGGTAAGTTTAGGCAGTATAATTTATGAAAATAGAGATATAGCTCACTTTTCAAAGAAAGAAATATGGGAGCATAGAAAAAATATGCAGATGATTTTTCAAGATTCAATGGCAGCGTTTAATCCAAAAATGAAGATTATAGATATTATAACAGAACCTCTGATGAATTATGGATTGTTGTCAAATAAAAATAAAAAACAGAGAGCAGAAGAATTATTAGAAATGGTAGAGCTTTCTAAAGAATATTTGTATTCATATCCTCATAATGTAAGTGGAGGACAACTTCAAAGGGTGGGGATAGCAAGAGCTCTTTCATTAAGTCCTAAAATATTAATATGTGATGAAGCTACTTCAGCTTTAGATGTTTCTATACAGGATAGTATTATAAAATTATTAAAAAAACTCCAAAAAGAAAAAAATTTAAGTATAGTTTTTGTATGCCATGATTTAGCTTTAGTTCAATCTTTTTCTCATGAAGTTGTTGTAATGTACTTAGGAAATATAATGGAAATTTTACCAGGGCAAAAAGTAAAGAAAGAAGCACTTCATCCATATACAAAAGCTTTAGTAAATGCAGTCTTTACTCTTGACATGAATTCTAAAGATAATTTGGAATTGTTGGAAGGAGAAGTACCAAGCCCAGTAAATCTTCCAGAAGGTTGTCCTTTTGTAAATAGATGTAAGTGTGCAATAGAAATATGTAAAAAAGAAAAGCCAGTATTAAAAGAAATTAATAATGAACATAAAATAGCTTGTCATTTAAATGAAGGAGAAGTTGAGTAA
- the bchL gene encoding Light-independent protochlorophyllide reductase iron-sulfur ATP-binding protein — translation MKKIAIYGKGGIGKSTISSNLSAIFSMKGKKVLHIGCDPKGDSTRNLMGKKLLQL, via the coding sequence ATGAAAAAAATAGCAATTTATGGAAAAGGTGGAATTGGAAAATCAACAATATCCTCAAATTTGTCAGCTATTTTTTCTATGAAAGGAAAAAAAGTGTTACATATAGGCTGTGATCCGAAAGGAGATTCTACCAGAAATTTAATGGGAAAAAAATTACTACAGTTATAA
- the nifD gene encoding Nitrogenase molybdenum-iron protein alpha chain: MELERCLLDREINKMLKELLQIPRNIIVSIGPVGCLNVLYNESVRENKNEKLYTFPVNEIEMLSGEHINNLEKSLIEIINEKYKEIDSIIIYKTCGDILMCSDFNLLIKRIKKEYGIIVKVLERGPISKRKIFPKERLKNLLTELKEELNQNEKIINIKKAKSKGKIQHYIPPIVSDYSGVCSALYSSKILKVVISPGGCKTPIIYDEIRNINESIVYCSTMGEIEILLGDIKELNEKIKNVLIKNKKIDFIVIIKTVVPAIIGMDIESIAEKVEKETNLPVISLNTSGFSNYYSGVSLALKNLGKKFMKENKKKKNSVNILGYTPLTFGKIEKLKPFFLTIKNLKLEIQSIFSHRLSLEAIEKSTCAELNLVLSHEGIELAEFMKKEYDIPYIIVNVVGRYSMEKMKEELGKYFNLEYKQDIKYKEIDERKVLIISSPVMAENIRQILKLDFGLTEIKAVSFIRKSGKMKKAYQHKYIKEIEMIEDEGKLKLLEEKYNPDIIVGDLIYQRIFEGNKIFIPMIHPGYSTKLYMDYEYEYCGENGYNYLKKFL; the protein is encoded by the coding sequence ATGGAACTAGAAAGATGCCTTTTAGATAGAGAAATAAATAAAATGCTGAAGGAATTGTTACAAATCCCAAGAAATATAATTGTTTCTATAGGACCTGTAGGATGTTTAAATGTTTTATATAATGAGTCAGTAAGAGAAAATAAAAATGAGAAACTTTATACATTTCCAGTAAATGAAATAGAGATGCTGTCAGGAGAGCATATAAATAATTTAGAAAAATCATTAATAGAGATAATTAATGAAAAATATAAAGAGATTGATTCAATCATTATTTATAAGACTTGTGGAGATATACTTATGTGTAGCGATTTTAATTTGTTGATAAAAAGAATAAAAAAAGAGTATGGAATAATAGTAAAAGTTTTAGAAAGAGGACCAATTTCTAAGAGAAAAATATTTCCAAAAGAAAGATTAAAAAATTTATTAACAGAATTAAAAGAAGAATTGAATCAAAATGAGAAAATTATAAATATAAAAAAAGCAAAATCAAAAGGGAAAATACAACATTATATCCCTCCAATAGTTTCTGATTATTCTGGAGTTTGTTCAGCATTATATTCTTCTAAAATATTGAAAGTTGTTATTTCTCCTGGAGGATGTAAAACTCCAATTATTTATGATGAGATAAGAAATATAAATGAAAGTATTGTATATTGCAGTACTATGGGAGAAATAGAAATTCTTCTTGGAGATATAAAGGAACTGAATGAAAAGATAAAAAATGTACTGATAAAAAATAAGAAAATAGACTTTATTGTTATTATAAAAACAGTTGTTCCAGCTATAATAGGCATGGATATTGAAAGTATTGCTGAAAAAGTAGAAAAAGAAACAAATCTTCCTGTAATATCTTTAAATACAAGTGGATTTTCTAATTATTATTCAGGAGTATCTCTTGCTTTAAAAAATCTTGGAAAAAAATTTATGAAAGAAAATAAAAAAAAGAAAAATAGTGTGAATATTTTAGGATATACTCCTTTAACATTTGGAAAAATAGAAAAATTAAAACCTTTCTTTTTAACAATTAAAAATCTAAAATTAGAGATACAAAGTATTTTTTCTCATAGACTTTCATTGGAGGCAATAGAAAAAAGTACTTGTGCAGAATTAAATTTAGTATTAAGTCATGAAGGGATAGAACTGGCAGAATTCATGAAAAAAGAGTATGATATTCCATATATAATAGTAAATGTTGTGGGAAGATATAGCATGGAAAAAATGAAAGAAGAACTTGGGAAATATTTTAATCTGGAATACAAACAAGATATAAAATATAAAGAAATAGATGAAAGAAAAGTATTGATTATTTCATCACCTGTGATGGCAGAAAATATTAGGCAGATATTAAAATTAGATTTTGGATTGACAGAGATTAAAGCTGTTTCTTTTATAAGAAAATCTGGAAAAATGAAAAAAGCTTATCAACATAAGTATATCAAAGAAATAGAAATGATAGAAGATGAAGGAAAATTAAAATTATTGGAAGAAAAATATAATCCAGATATAATAGTAGGAGATTTAATTTATCAGAGAATATTTGAAGGAAATAAAATTTTTATTCCTATGATTCATCCTGGATATAGTACAAAATTATATATGGATTATGAATATGAGTATTGTGGAGAAAATGGTTATAATTATTTAAAAAAATTTCTATAA
- a CDS encoding HAD phosphoserine phosphatase-like hydrolase, family IB — protein MNKTIKKIIKGIMIFQFLVTTIFAGGLLENGRWNPVNREKLEKLIENNRGKGNYVVFDWDYTSIYQDTQENLFRYQIDNLKFKMTPAEFKKAIRKDIPMDNFADEFKNVDGQNINIEKIGEDLDKDYTFLYENYIKNKKMTLEEIHKTEEFKDFRGKLAFLYEAIGGTFSHDIAYPWVLYLFTGMTPVEVKELAKEANDFGIGNKLDKYVLESSDILKGKAGKVSNMYKSGLRTQPETANLFHTLRDNGIEVYVVSASLEEVVEVFAADPSYGYNLPIENVFGMRLEMKNGKFITEYKKDYPQTQTKGKVEAINKFIKPKHKGKDPILVAGDSSGDYNMMTEFKDIQILLLMKREGKLDDLAKDSRAVIQYRNSQTGLFVPEI, from the coding sequence ATGAATAAAACTATAAAGAAAATAATCAAAGGAATAATGATATTTCAATTTTTAGTTACTACAATTTTTGCAGGAGGGCTGTTAGAAAATGGAAGATGGAATCCTGTAAATAGAGAAAAATTAGAAAAGTTAATAGAAAATAATAGAGGTAAAGGAAATTATGTAGTTTTTGACTGGGATTATACATCTATATATCAAGATACCCAAGAAAATCTATTTAGATATCAAATAGATAATTTAAAATTTAAAATGACTCCAGCAGAATTTAAAAAAGCTATAAGAAAAGATATTCCTATGGATAATTTTGCAGATGAATTTAAGAATGTTGATGGACAAAATATAAATATAGAAAAAATAGGAGAAGACTTAGATAAAGATTATACTTTTCTTTATGAAAATTATATAAAAAATAAAAAAATGACTCTTGAAGAGATTCATAAAACAGAGGAGTTCAAAGATTTTAGAGGTAAATTAGCATTTCTTTATGAAGCTATTGGAGGAACTTTTTCTCATGATATAGCTTATCCATGGGTTCTTTATCTGTTTACTGGAATGACTCCAGTAGAAGTGAAAGAATTAGCAAAAGAGGCAAATGATTTTGGAATTGGAAACAAACTTGATAAATATGTTTTAGAATCAAGTGATATTCTTAAAGGAAAAGCTGGAAAAGTAAGTAATATGTATAAAAGTGGATTAAGAACACAACCTGAAACAGCAAATTTATTTCATACTTTGAGAGATAATGGAATAGAAGTATATGTAGTATCAGCATCATTAGAAGAAGTGGTAGAAGTTTTTGCTGCTGATCCATCATATGGATATAATCTGCCTATAGAAAATGTTTTTGGAATGAGATTGGAAATGAAAAATGGAAAATTTATTACAGAATATAAGAAAGATTATCCGCAAACTCAGACTAAAGGAAAAGTAGAAGCAATAAATAAATTCATAAAACCTAAGCATAAAGGAAAGGATCCTATATTAGTAGCAGGAGATAGTTCAGGAGATTACAATATGATGACAGAATTTAAGGATATTCAAATTCTTCTATTAATGAAAAGAGAAGGGAAACTTGATGATTTAGCAAAAGATTCAAGAGCTGTTATACAATATAGAAATTCTCAGACTGGATTATTTGTTCCTGAAATATAA
- the hbpA_3 gene encoding Hemin-binding lipoprotein → MRVKEKNYAKKIILTGIMILALFAGMSTSITAAQKEITVGVTSFADTLETTEQYFSWVVSRYGVGETLVRFNEQGEKAPLLAESWENSESGKVWKFKIREGVKFSDGTEMTPERVKSSLERTFKLSKRASTFFMPSSIKVDGQYLVISTDKPVTILPECLADPLFIIVNTDADTSTFAMKGPICTGPYIVESFNPTEVCIVIKNKHYWNGEVPLDKVTFKCINDQATRSMALQSGEIQVAYNLKTENLQDFENQEKYKIQSLKSLRTTFAFMNEKGVLGDKVLRQAVSRALNREVYCKVLLEGGATPGKAPIPPTLDFGFDELIDENSYNPESAKQLLKEAGYKDIDGDGYVETPDGKKIQLNFVIYTSREELKIYAQAAQISLKEVGINVKINTVSYETLLDLRDAGKFDMLIWNVLVANTGDPENYLRENWYSKSPSNQSGYKNIKVDELLDKLSSEFDSEERKKLLLKFNN, encoded by the coding sequence ATGAGAGTAAAAGAAAAAAATTATGCTAAAAAAATCATTTTAACAGGGATAATGATTTTGGCTCTTTTTGCTGGTATGTCAACATCAATAACAGCAGCTCAAAAAGAAATAACAGTAGGGGTAACAAGTTTTGCAGATACTCTTGAAACAACAGAACAATATTTTAGTTGGGTGGTTTCGAGATATGGAGTTGGGGAAACTTTAGTAAGATTTAATGAGCAGGGAGAAAAAGCACCTTTGTTGGCAGAAAGCTGGGAAAATAGTGAGAGTGGAAAAGTATGGAAATTTAAAATAAGAGAAGGAGTAAAGTTTTCTGATGGAACAGAAATGACACCTGAAAGAGTAAAAAGTTCTCTTGAACGTACATTTAAATTAAGTAAAAGAGCTTCAACATTCTTTATGCCAAGTTCCATTAAAGTAGATGGACAGTATTTGGTAATTAGTACTGATAAGCCTGTTACTATTCTTCCTGAATGTTTGGCAGATCCTTTATTTATAATTGTTAATACAGATGCAGATACTTCAACTTTTGCAATGAAAGGACCAATTTGTACAGGACCTTATATTGTGGAATCATTTAATCCTACAGAAGTATGTATTGTTATAAAAAATAAACATTATTGGAATGGAGAAGTTCCTCTTGATAAAGTAACTTTTAAATGTATAAATGATCAGGCTACACGTTCAATGGCATTACAATCAGGGGAAATTCAAGTTGCATATAACCTTAAAACAGAAAATTTACAGGATTTTGAGAATCAAGAAAAATATAAAATACAAAGTTTAAAATCACTAAGAACAACTTTTGCTTTTATGAATGAAAAAGGTGTTCTTGGAGATAAAGTTTTACGTCAAGCAGTATCAAGAGCTTTAAATAGAGAAGTATATTGTAAAGTATTGTTAGAGGGAGGAGCAACACCAGGAAAAGCACCAATACCTCCTACACTAGATTTTGGATTTGATGAATTGATAGATGAGAACAGCTACAATCCAGAAAGTGCAAAGCAATTATTGAAAGAGGCAGGGTATAAAGATATTGATGGAGATGGATATGTAGAAACTCCAGATGGAAAAAAGATTCAACTTAATTTTGTTATTTATACAAGCAGAGAAGAGTTAAAAATATATGCTCAAGCTGCTCAGATAAGCCTTAAAGAAGTTGGAATTAATGTAAAAATAAATACAGTAAGTTATGAAACTTTATTAGATTTAAGAGATGCAGGAAAGTTTGATATGTTGATTTGGAATGTATTAGTAGCCAATACTGGAGATCCAGAAAACTATCTTCGTGAGAATTGGTATAGTAAATCTCCATCTAATCAATCAGGATATAAAAACATTAAGGTAGATGAACTATTAGATAAACTATCATCTGAATTTGATTCTGAAGAAAGAAAAAAATTATTATTGAAATTCAACAATTAA
- the gsiA_4 gene encoding Glutathione import ATP-binding protein GsiA yields MLKVRNLTVQYGDKKPVVKNFNLSVKKSEIIGIVGESGSGKTTIIKSIIGALSYNSKILSGSITLDGEELLEYTGETLKKNRGKNIAMIFQDCRNTLNPIRKIGSQYIEYIQYHLNCSKEEARRKAESMLRKMKLPDPQNVMMSYPHQLSGGMCQRIGIAMAMTFNPKILLADEPTSALDVTTQAQIVQELINLRDVYETSIIIVTHNLGVAAYMSDRIIVMKDGDVVEEGIPKEILNFPQSEYTKLLLDSVPRLEERHAV; encoded by the coding sequence ATGCTAAAGGTAAGAAACTTGACTGTACAATATGGAGATAAAAAACCAGTAGTAAAAAATTTTAATCTTTCAGTAAAAAAAAGTGAAATTATAGGAATTGTAGGAGAAAGTGGGAGTGGAAAAACTACTATAATAAAAAGTATTATAGGTGCTTTATCATATAATAGTAAAATATTATCTGGAAGCATTACACTAGATGGTGAAGAATTACTTGAATATACTGGAGAAACATTGAAAAAAAATAGAGGGAAAAATATAGCTATGATTTTTCAAGATTGTAGAAATACACTAAATCCAATTAGAAAAATAGGCAGTCAGTATATTGAATATATTCAGTATCATCTAAACTGTTCAAAAGAGGAAGCTAGAAGAAAAGCTGAATCAATGCTTAGAAAAATGAAACTTCCTGATCCTCAAAATGTGATGATGAGTTATCCTCATCAGTTAAGTGGAGGAATGTGTCAAAGAATAGGAATTGCTATGGCAATGACATTTAATCCTAAAATATTATTAGCTGATGAACCTACAAGTGCATTAGATGTGACAACACAAGCACAGATTGTACAAGAGCTTATAAATTTAAGAGATGTATATGAAACAAGTATCATTATTGTAACTCATAATTTAGGAGTAGCAGCTTATATGTCAGATAGAATTATAGTAATGAAAGATGGAGATGTAGTAGAAGAAGGTATCCCTAAAGAAATACTAAATTTCCCTCAAAGCGAATATACAAAATTATTATTGGATTCTGTTCCAAGATTGGAGGAAAGACATGCTGTCTAA
- a CDS encoding DNA-damage-inducible SOS response protein, whose translation MKTKILTDKMYLSLMFPFIFSTITQPLLGAVDIAVIGRLANENYISGIAIGALIFNTLYWMFGFLRVSSTGYSAQSTYKTLKENSDIFLRPVFIAIVISIIFLIFQKIIFNTSMKFIAPLDEIKDISYVYFKILINGAPFVLFNYVVLGWLMGKGDIKGSLIMQIGGNILNIILDIVFVLIMNFGVEGVAYATLISQIFSTIVGLYFIVPYGYFKHIEIKNILNREEFVNIISLNKNLMIRTFFLLMHNNMIMAASSGLGADILAVNSILLQILSLLSYAFDGIANTSSVFAGRARGLKDNNLMIQVWKKNLQWGIILVFLLTTIYILISKNIILIFTDIEKIVSLSEKYSYWIALYPITAFLGLTYYGVFTGSNITSPIAQSTFLAFLFFSISWKFIIPEIGNNGVWLSLIIFYFCRGIFLIPQLKKTLVKENSVEDDRI comes from the coding sequence ATGAAAACAAAAATATTAACTGATAAAATGTATCTTTCTCTTATGTTTCCTTTTATATTTTCTACAATTACACAGCCTCTATTAGGTGCTGTCGATATTGCAGTAATAGGCAGATTAGCAAATGAAAATTATATATCAGGAATAGCAATAGGAGCATTGATATTTAATACTTTGTACTGGATGTTTGGATTTTTAAGAGTCAGCAGTACAGGATACAGTGCTCAGTCTACATATAAGACTTTAAAAGAAAATTCAGATATATTTTTAAGACCAGTTTTTATAGCAATTGTTATTAGTATAATTTTTTTAATTTTTCAGAAAATTATATTTAATACTTCCATGAAATTTATAGCTCCTTTAGATGAAATTAAAGATATATCATATGTTTATTTTAAAATATTAATAAATGGAGCACCTTTTGTACTTTTTAATTATGTAGTTTTAGGTTGGTTAATGGGAAAAGGGGACATAAAAGGATCGTTAATAATGCAAATAGGTGGAAATATTTTAAATATAATATTAGATATAGTGTTTGTTTTAATAATGAATTTTGGTGTGGAAGGAGTAGCTTATGCTACATTGATATCTCAAATCTTTTCAACAATTGTGGGACTTTATTTTATAGTACCCTATGGTTATTTTAAACATATTGAAATAAAAAATATTTTGAATAGAGAGGAATTTGTAAATATAATTTCGTTAAATAAAAATTTAATGATAAGAACTTTTTTTCTTCTTATGCACAATAATATGATCATGGCAGCTAGTTCTGGACTGGGAGCAGACATATTAGCAGTGAATAGTATTCTTTTACAAATACTTTCATTGCTGTCATATGCTTTTGATGGAATAGCAAATACATCTAGTGTTTTTGCAGGAAGAGCAAGGGGATTAAAAGATAATAACCTGATGATACAGGTATGGAAAAAGAATTTACAATGGGGGATAATTCTGGTTTTTTTACTAACTACTATATATATTTTGATATCAAAGAATATAATTTTAATTTTTACAGATATAGAAAAAATAGTAAGCTTATCAGAAAAATATTCTTATTGGATAGCTTTGTACCCAATAACAGCATTTTTAGGTTTGACATATTATGGTGTTTTTACAGGCTCTAATATAACTTCACCAATAGCACAATCAACTTTTTTAGCATTTTTATTTTTTTCAATTTCATGGAAATTTATAATACCAGAAATTGGAAATAATGGAGTTTGGCTTTCATTAATTATATTTTATTTTTGTAGAGGAATATTTCTTATTCCTCAGTTGAAAAAAACATTGGTGAAAGAGAATTCTGTGGAAGATGATAGAATTTAA